A window of the Wolbachia endosymbiont (group A) of Pogonocherus hispidulus genome harbors these coding sequences:
- a CDS encoding DegQ family serine endoprotease: MKSKAFILSIFAYFLIAFSSYANMFDWNAKKVVDASTTGCNCNQGLADLVEELIPAVVNISSEQIIKQESNNRTKIPFMPRNNFFDDFREFFEHFDQFFMDRGPSVNREVVLLGSGFIIDKGGTIVTNYHVIKNAQDITVTMNDNTYFKAEVLGYDARTDLAVLKVHSNKDLPFVAFGNSDTARVGDTVIAIGNPFGLGGSVSTGIISARSRDISIGTMNEFIQTDAAINRGNSGGPLFDLNGKVIGINTAIYSPSESGGNVGIGFAIPSNLAMSIIDTLKSGKKIKHGWLGVQVQPITKEFAESLGLKDIKGALVASIVKDSPAEKGGIKVGDILLEFDGKKIDRMTQLPQMVSRAGPEKKVQVKLLRKSKEVNIKVVVGESTNDGQDNNQEENKSTSDYVTGLTVSNLPKESKESKNDVPTKGVIVTNVDSNSNATLRGIKKGDIIIQLDGTDIENTNDFQKQVDSAVKKNGKDSIMLLIYRNGNQFFTSIKLKK, encoded by the coding sequence ATGAAAAGTAAGGCATTTATTTTATCTATATTTGCATATTTTCTAATTGCGTTTTCTTCGTATGCTAATATGTTTGATTGGAATGCAAAAAAGGTCGTTGATGCTAGCACTACTGGATGTAACTGTAATCAAGGACTTGCCGATTTAGTGGAAGAACTCATTCCTGCGGTTGTAAATATTTCAAGCGAACAAATAATCAAACAAGAAAGTAACAATAGAACTAAAATCCCTTTTATGCCAAGAAATAATTTCTTTGATGATTTTAGAGAATTTTTTGAGCATTTTGATCAGTTTTTTATGGATAGGGGCCCTAGTGTTAACAGAGAGGTGGTGTTGCTTGGTTCTGGGTTTATTATAGATAAAGGTGGAACTATAGTAACCAATTATCACGTTATTAAAAACGCCCAAGATATCACAGTTACTATGAACGATAATACTTATTTCAAAGCAGAAGTTTTAGGCTATGATGCAAGGACTGATCTTGCTGTGCTTAAGGTTCATTCTAATAAAGATCTTCCTTTTGTTGCATTTGGCAATTCTGATACAGCAAGGGTTGGCGATACAGTTATTGCAATAGGTAACCCATTTGGTTTGGGTGGTTCTGTAAGCACAGGAATTATATCTGCAAGGTCCAGAGACATTAGTATCGGCACTATGAATGAATTTATCCAAACTGATGCTGCAATTAATAGAGGCAACTCTGGAGGGCCATTATTTGATTTAAATGGAAAAGTTATAGGCATTAACACCGCTATCTATTCCCCATCTGAGTCTGGCGGCAACGTGGGTATAGGTTTTGCCATACCATCTAATTTAGCTATGTCAATTATTGACACATTAAAAAGTGGCAAAAAAATAAAACATGGTTGGCTCGGTGTGCAAGTGCAGCCTATAACGAAAGAATTCGCTGAGTCCTTGGGTTTAAAAGATATAAAAGGCGCATTGGTTGCAAGTATAGTAAAGGATAGTCCTGCAGAAAAAGGTGGGATTAAAGTAGGTGATATATTATTAGAATTTGACGGTAAAAAAATCGATAGAATGACACAATTACCTCAAATGGTTTCAAGAGCTGGACCTGAGAAAAAAGTGCAAGTTAAGTTGCTTAGAAAGAGCAAAGAGGTTAATATTAAAGTTGTGGTCGGAGAATCTACAAATGATGGCCAAGATAACAATCAAGAAGAAAATAAATCAACATCTGATTATGTAACAGGTTTAACTGTTTCAAATCTGCCAAAAGAATCAAAAGAAAGTAAAAATGATGTACCTACAAAAGGTGTGATAGTTACCAATGTAGATAGTAACAGTAATGCCACGCTGCGTGGTATTAAAAAAGGAGACATTATTATCCAATTAGATGGAACCGATATAGAAAATACTAATGATTTTCAAAAACAAGTTGATTCAGCAGTAAAGAAAAACGGTAAAGATTCAATAATGTTGCTTATTTACCGCAATGGAAATCAATTCTTTACTTCGATAAAGTTGAAGAAATAG